ttaaaaattttaatagttggTAGAAATGTTTAAggaaatattaagtataaggaattattaatgtttaggTCAGCTTGtcctataaaaaatctaaatggcAATTATATTGCCAACATAACCCTAATCGAAGTTAACAATGCATAATTTGTCTTTTAACATTCATATGTGCTGACAGTAATTGCTGATATGATGACAGTTGACCATTTTTGTTATCAATGCCAGCAACAGCTCCTATAAAATGCCACGtttgatatttaaagtaatagtcTGTTTAAGTCGCAATGAATATCATagcattaaaattgttacttaaaattttcccgcatttttctttaatagcgcaggtatttaaaaataactatgtaCAGGATGCTGTATTTATTCATTGCTATAATAAATcacaagaaattaaaatacaaaaagcaTTTAACGATGCTGGCATAAAAATGTTGGCTGTAAAAGACGATGCCTTTGGTAAATATAGactgcatttaaaaaaaataaaaatcggaATAACACTGGATGCATCATGTAAAAGGTGGACGAATGTGTTcgaagatgttttaaattccaACCATAGAAGAATTAAATGGATCATttatactaataatttaagttcaaCGACtcaaattttatctaaattgcATCTTAGAATTGATTCtaacgttttattaattaatattaacaacaaaggttttaatttaaatgaagctTATAATACAGGTTTTAAACGAAATGGTATTTTCGTTGTGCGTAATTTAGGATTTTGGAATTCATCTTTAGTAGCGACACCACTAGCGACAGTACCAAGTCGTAATAATTTACAAGGcactatattaaaatgtgtgtCGGTTATTACCGACCGTTTGGAGAACGAAACTTATATGCATTTTCTTAAGGAATCGAGACATGACAAGACGGATACTttgcacaaattaaaattttatacggTCATTCGTTACTTACAAGAGATGTATAATTTCaggtaaataaattctttttttttacaacaatcaTCAGGGATGGACGAATCTACTgacgtgctatttttcgaaaaatcTTTAATGAGGTCGTAGACGTGCAAtcaaataagtttgtttttgtgATTATTGCGAACATTTTATAGTATTGGGGTAACTCGTGTTCGTTCTTAAAATACTTTCTTCGCACTTTTTCTAAGTGCACAGCGCATTTTTTGTTTAGTGACATAcccaaaatattgtattgcgTCAATTGGTTCACACATTAATGACATTAATGTACAGCTTTGTACGCAAGAGttacgtataaaattttaatcgaagactttataccaaattttagtCATATTTTAGCTATTTTCAAGATTTTGTGTAAGGTTTCACTTGGAACTATAGCAGAGCTTCTTTAATTGATTTCCTTTAACGTAAAATTTTAGTATTGATGTACAGCGTACCAACTCTTGGGGCTATTCTCACAACGGCAGCTTCGACGGTCTTGTCGGTGCTCTACAGCGTCAGGAGGCAGAGTTCGGATGTTCGCCGgttttgttcaaaataaatcGCGCTGAGGTCGTCGACTATGTTGTCCCTACGTGGAAAACAAAGTATGATGTGGCATAATTTGTGCGACTTATTAAGAGATTTAGACCAATGTTCAAGCTTATTTAAGTTGTTGCTGTAGGctagaaataaaataccttattGCTAGCGAATTTTTTAGTCTTCGGTCGTGCTGTATTAACAAagactattttgtttttgataattaGGCCTTTTAGGGCCGATATCTAAAGCTGTTTAAATGCATGTTATATGGAActgttatgtattttatatttttttccttaccCAGGCACACATTTTTATTCCGCCAGCCAAAATACCAAGCGAGTTATTACTCTGTGTACACTCGGccgctagatggcgttgtttgGCGTTGCATGTTGGGAGTTCTCTTGATCGCAGGATTAACTTTGAACTtgatattaaaagttaaaaagacGAATGTTTTCTTTGATGAAAGAGATTCGTCTCTGAGTTTAATATGGTTGTTAGTTTGTAGTGCTGTTTGTCAACAAGGTAAGTTTGACCTTACGATATTCAGTTTCAATT
This DNA window, taken from Papilio machaon chromosome 16, ilPapMach1.1, whole genome shotgun sequence, encodes the following:
- the LOC106716485 gene encoding glutamate receptor ionotropic, kainate glr-3, with the translated sequence MPRLIFKVFKNNYVQDAVFIHCYNKSQEIKIQKAFNDAGIKMLAVKDDAFGKYRLHLKKIKIGITLDASCKRWTNVFEDVLNSNHRRIKWIIYTNNLSSTTQILSKLHLRIDSNVLLININNKGFNLNEAYNTGFKRNGIFVVRNLGFWNSSLVATPLATVPSRNNLQGTILKCVSVITDRLENETYMHFLKESRHDKTDTLHKLKFYTVIRYLQEMYNFSIDVQRTNSWGYSHNGSFDGLVGALQRQEAEFGCSPVLFKINRAEVVDYVVPTWKTKHTFLFRQPKYQASYYSVYTRPLDGVVWRCMLGVLLIAGLTLNLILKVKKTNVFFDERDSSLSLIWLLVCSAVCQQGMPVNKNAVSARIIIFVIFMFSMMIYQFYNANVLSSLLNEQYSYIRSLKDLLQSDLKAGVEDMLFNKDYFKRTTDRVTLDLYKAKIATDKHYNFFDAEYGMGLVKHGGFAFHVDTSAAYSVMRRTFSEREICEVGEVQLFPPQYVGAVAVRGSQYREYIAVGVSKLLETGLMIRIKSIWESRKPPCAKQRYSTIMAVNIREFSMALLFLVCGYIISLLILLLEIYVHKIKRITPNRGDF